A stretch of Peteryoungia algae DNA encodes these proteins:
- a CDS encoding Na+/H+ antiporter subunit D, with translation MAAPTTTPADYAAAYVMEPMTAAHWLAVTPMALCIAFGAILMMIRHRTHWHPHVALTGLALLVLNDVMLLMKVVADGPLTMMMGRWLPPFGIAITVDLTGALLALAAAIVALCGALYAHVEINNSGRRYGFYPLLMLLMAGVSGAFLTGDIFNLYVWFEVLLISSFGLLILGSEREQIDGALKYAVLNLMATTLFLIGVAYLYGIFGTLNMADIAMKVPNYAGTAPLMTLSALFVLAFAMKAAAFPVNFWLPASYHTPRVVVSALFAGLLTKVGVYALLRVMVMLFPVEREALSLVIAIVAALTMVLGAMGALAQNDIRRFLGFVVIAGIGNMMAGIAIGSNLAVGAAIFYALHSILLMTALYLVAGEIARIGGHYRLDRVAGLWAVAPLFGALTLALFFAASGLPPFSGFWPKALLVKASIDIGAWWLAASVLFSGFLTTIAFGRVFLFSFWRPVAVAGEPELTAAPAIQVGAQRWRMAPIIILTGFVVWFGLFPDSLIVISQDAASGLLDPTSYIRSVFPEGGAR, from the coding sequence ATGGCTGCCCCCACAACGACACCTGCCGACTACGCCGCCGCCTATGTGATGGAGCCGATGACGGCTGCCCACTGGCTCGCGGTCACACCCATGGCGCTCTGCATCGCCTTCGGCGCGATCCTGATGATGATCCGCCACCGCACCCACTGGCATCCGCACGTGGCGCTGACGGGACTGGCGCTGCTTGTGCTCAATGACGTCATGCTCCTGATGAAGGTCGTGGCCGACGGACCCTTGACCATGATGATGGGCCGCTGGCTGCCGCCCTTCGGCATCGCCATCACCGTCGATCTGACCGGCGCATTGCTCGCCCTGGCCGCAGCCATCGTCGCCCTGTGCGGTGCGCTCTATGCCCATGTCGAGATCAACAACAGCGGTCGCCGCTACGGCTTCTATCCGTTGCTGATGCTGCTGATGGCGGGCGTCTCCGGTGCCTTCCTGACCGGCGATATCTTCAACCTCTATGTCTGGTTCGAGGTCCTGCTGATCTCCTCCTTCGGTCTCTTGATCCTCGGCTCCGAGCGCGAGCAGATCGATGGTGCGCTGAAATATGCGGTTCTGAACCTGATGGCGACGACACTCTTCCTCATCGGCGTTGCCTATCTCTACGGCATCTTCGGCACGCTCAACATGGCCGACATTGCGATGAAGGTGCCGAATTATGCCGGCACAGCACCGCTGATGACGCTGTCGGCGCTCTTTGTCCTCGCCTTCGCGATGAAGGCGGCGGCCTTCCCGGTTAATTTCTGGCTGCCGGCCTCCTACCATACCCCGCGCGTCGTGGTGTCGGCGCTCTTTGCTGGCCTGCTCACCAAGGTCGGTGTCTATGCGCTGTTGCGTGTCATGGTCATGCTCTTTCCCGTCGAGCGCGAGGCCTTGAGCCTCGTCATCGCCATCGTCGCGGCCCTCACCATGGTCCTCGGCGCCATGGGCGCGCTTGCCCAGAACGACATCCGTCGTTTCCTCGGCTTCGTCGTCATCGCCGGGATCGGCAACATGATGGCGGGTATCGCGATCGGCAGCAATCTCGCCGTCGGGGCTGCGATCTTCTACGCGCTGCATTCGATCCTGCTGATGACTGCACTCTATCTCGTTGCCGGCGAGATCGCCCGGATCGGCGGCCACTATCGCCTCGACCGTGTCGCCGGTCTCTGGGCCGTCGCCCCGCTCTTCGGCGCCTTGACGCTGGCGCTCTTCTTCGCCGCAAGCGGCCTGCCGCCGTTTTCCGGTTTCTGGCCGAAGGCACTTCTGGTCAAGGCCTCGATCGACATCGGCGCCTGGTGGCTTGCAGCCTCCGTGCTTTTCTCGGGCTTCCTGACCACGATCGCCTTCGGGCGTGTCTTCCTCTTCTCCTTCTGGCGCCCTGTCGCCGTGGCGGGAGAGCCGGAACTGACGGCCGCACCCGCCATCCAGGTGGGCGCACAGCGCTGGCGCATGGCGCCGATCATCATCCTCACCGGCTTCGTCGTCTGGTTCGGCCTGTTCCCCGACAGCCTGATCGTCATCAGCCAGGATGCAGCCTCCGGCCTGCTCGACCCGACGAGCTATATTCGCTCCGTCTTCCCTGAAGGAGGTGCTCGATGA
- a CDS encoding DUF5330 domain-containing protein has product MWFLIKGSIYCTATLVALSFLAAPPAEERDGAGFDMGAAMTAASGAYDYVTSLCVEKPEVCDKGAATFQALGQRAREGALVAYQLLDKQFTDGGTTTVADENTATTRGAIEIVKPQVEIPQLANIEAEEPVITGTVTPTARPKHLPKPYQPPKL; this is encoded by the coding sequence ATGTGGTTTCTGATCAAAGGATCAATCTACTGCACCGCGACACTGGTCGCATTGTCCTTCCTTGCGGCACCGCCCGCCGAGGAGAGAGACGGCGCCGGCTTCGACATGGGTGCAGCCATGACCGCAGCCAGCGGTGCCTATGACTATGTGACCTCGCTCTGCGTCGAGAAGCCTGAGGTCTGCGACAAGGGCGCGGCAACCTTCCAGGCGCTCGGCCAGCGGGCCCGCGAAGGTGCACTCGTCGCCTACCAATTGCTCGACAAGCAGTTCACCGACGGCGGCACGACGACCGTGGCCGACGAGAATACGGCAACGACACGCGGCGCCATCGAGATCGTCAAGCCGCAAGTCGAGATCCCGCAGCTGGCGAACATCGAAGCCGAGGAGCCTGTCATCACCGGCACGGTCACGCCGACGGCGCGCCCGAAGCACCTGCCGAAACCCTATCAGCCGCCGAAGCTCTGA
- a CDS encoding Na+/H+ antiporter subunit E: protein MSLYAISILMAVIWATVSGSFTLLNFLFGFVLSILTLYLLRERFVGPDYTSRSRRILSLVMLFLVELAKSAWRVATLVLQPKMDLKPGIFAYPLSVKSDWEISLLANLITLTPGTLSVDVSEDRQTLYVHALDCSDVEAARRDIAEGFEKKIMEAFA, encoded by the coding sequence ATGAGCCTTTATGCGATCAGTATCCTGATGGCGGTGATCTGGGCCACCGTATCGGGAAGCTTCACGCTCCTGAACTTCCTCTTCGGCTTCGTTCTCTCGATCCTCACGCTCTATCTCCTGCGCGAGCGCTTCGTCGGGCCCGATTATACCAGCCGCTCACGCCGCATCCTGTCGCTCGTCATGCTCTTCCTGGTCGAACTGGCAAAGTCCGCCTGGCGCGTGGCGACGCTTGTCCTGCAGCCGAAGATGGATCTGAAGCCCGGCATCTTTGCCTATCCGCTGTCGGTCAAAAGCGACTGGGAGATTTCGCTGCTTGCCAATCTCATCACGCTGACGCCGGGTACGCTGTCGGTCGATGTCTCCGAGGATCGCCAGACCCTCTATGTGCATGCGCTCGATTGCTCGGATGTCGAAGCGGCCCGCCGTGACATTGCCGAAGGCTTCGAGAAGAAGATCATGGAGGCCTTTGCCTGA
- the msrB gene encoding peptide-methionine (R)-S-oxide reductase MsrB has product MTASTPAPKIVKSDAEWREQLTPEQYRILREHGTERAFSGPYWDNFQKGLYHCAACDEPLFVSDTKFDAGCGWPSYFEPVKPDAVTEHRDTAFGMVRTEIRCANCGGHLGHVFPDGPKPTGLRYCINGHSMVFTPID; this is encoded by the coding sequence ATGACCGCTTCCACCCCTGCCCCGAAGATCGTCAAGTCCGACGCCGAATGGCGCGAACAACTGACGCCGGAGCAATACCGGATCCTGCGCGAACACGGCACGGAGCGCGCCTTTTCCGGACCCTACTGGGACAATTTCCAGAAGGGTCTCTATCACTGTGCCGCCTGCGACGAACCACTCTTCGTCTCCGATACGAAGTTCGACGCCGGCTGCGGCTGGCCGAGCTATTTCGAGCCGGTGAAGCCTGATGCCGTGACCGAACACCGCGACACGGCCTTCGGCATGGTGCGCACGGAAATCCGCTGCGCCAATTGCGGCGGCCATCTGGGTCATGTCTTTCCCGACGGCCCGAAACCGACCGGCCTGCGCTACTGCATCAACGGCCATTCGATGGTGTTCACGCCGATCGACTGA
- the mnhG gene encoding monovalent cation/H(+) antiporter subunit G, protein MISLLATLAVAFLMIAGALFSLLAAIGLNRLPDFYTRMHAASKAGTVGSGLLLLAVGLHAADGATFGRSLAGIVFFILTAPISAHLLARAAHKVGYKLSSVSVRDDMVG, encoded by the coding sequence ATGATATCGCTCCTCGCAACGCTCGCAGTTGCCTTCTTGATGATCGCCGGGGCGCTGTTCTCCCTGCTCGCTGCGATCGGTCTCAACCGCCTGCCGGATTTCTACACCCGCATGCATGCGGCCTCGAAGGCCGGTACGGTGGGCTCGGGCTTGCTTCTGCTCGCCGTCGGTCTGCATGCCGCCGATGGCGCGACCTTTGGGCGATCCCTTGCGGGTATCGTCTTCTTCATCCTGACGGCCCCGATTTCCGCCCATCTTCTCGCCCGGGCGGCCCACAAGGTCGGCTACAAGCTGTCATCCGTATCGGTACGTGACGATATGGTTGGCTAA
- a CDS encoding MucR family transcriptional regulator codes for MSEVQQGPSQQLLVELTADIVSAYVSNHMVQVSDLTTLIADVHQALNSTATPTPVQAVVEKPKPPVPIRKSIEDDYLICLEDGQKFKSLKRHLMTHYNMTPEEYREKWGLPSDYPMVAPAYAEARSRLAKEMGLGQRRKRAK; via the coding sequence ATGAGTGAAGTCCAACAGGGTCCCAGCCAGCAATTGCTGGTGGAGCTGACAGCCGACATCGTTTCGGCCTATGTCAGCAACCACATGGTTCAGGTCAGCGACCTGACAACCCTGATCGCCGATGTCCACCAGGCTCTGAACAGCACAGCCACGCCGACCCCGGTGCAGGCTGTCGTCGAGAAGCCGAAGCCCCCGGTTCCGATCCGCAAGTCGATCGAGGACGACTATCTGATCTGCCTTGAGGATGGTCAGAAATTCAAGTCGCTGAAGCGCCACCTGATGACCCATTACAACATGACCCCGGAAGAATATCGCGAGAAGTGGGGCCTGCCGTCCGACTATCCGATGGTGGCACCCGCCTATGCCGAAGCGCGCTCGCGCCTCGCCAAGGAAATGGGTCTGGGCCAGCGCCGCAAGCGCGCCAAGTAA
- a CDS encoding SufE family protein yields the protein MTSLNAMIDDFGFLDDWEDRMRYVIELGKALPDLPDDEKTAANKVQGCASQVWLSVSAGDGADPVMTFRGDSDAFIVRGLVAIVLAAYSGKKATDVVDFDALDLFSQIGLLEHLTAQRANGLRSMIQRIREEAARRLV from the coding sequence ATGACGAGCTTGAACGCAATGATCGACGACTTCGGTTTCCTCGACGACTGGGAGGACCGGATGCGCTATGTGATCGAGCTCGGCAAGGCGTTGCCCGACCTGCCGGACGACGAGAAGACCGCAGCCAACAAGGTGCAGGGATGCGCGAGCCAGGTCTGGCTCTCGGTTTCGGCCGGTGACGGTGCCGATCCGGTGATGACCTTTCGCGGCGACAGTGACGCCTTCATCGTGCGCGGTCTCGTGGCCATCGTGCTTGCCGCCTATTCCGGCAAAAAGGCGACAGACGTGGTCGATTTCGATGCGCTCGACCTCTTCAGCCAGATCGGCCTGCTCGAACACCTGACCGCGCAGCGAGCCAACGGTCTGCGCTCGATGATCCAGCGCATCCGCGAAGAGGCAGCGCGGCGACTGGTGTGA
- a CDS encoding Na+/H+ antiporter subunit B — translation MNTLIFRTFAPFLTVLMLVFSIFVLLRGHNEPGGGFIGGLIGAAAFAMYGIAFGVQAVRRAMVFHPMSVAGCGLLVSTLSGVISAPLGYPFMTGVWVYPSLGGVEVPLATVISFDIGVYLVVVGTFASIALALEERDDG, via the coding sequence ATGAACACCCTGATCTTCCGCACCTTTGCGCCGTTCCTGACCGTGCTGATGCTGGTCTTCTCGATCTTCGTGCTGTTGCGCGGCCACAATGAACCGGGAGGCGGCTTCATCGGCGGCCTGATCGGGGCCGCCGCCTTCGCCATGTATGGCATCGCCTTCGGCGTCCAGGCCGTGCGCCGCGCCATGGTCTTTCATCCGATGTCGGTGGCGGGCTGCGGCCTTCTGGTCTCGACCTTGTCGGGCGTGATATCGGCCCCCCTCGGCTATCCCTTCATGACCGGCGTCTGGGTCTATCCAAGCCTTGGCGGCGTCGAAGTTCCGCTCGCGACCGTGATCTCCTTCGACATCGGCGTCTATCTCGTGGTTGTCGGCACATTCGCCTCGATCGCGCTTGCACTCGAAGAAAGGGATGACGGCTGA
- a CDS encoding cation:proton antiporter — protein sequence MTPELIVEYASIVAIAILVVALLLTVYRAVVGPTLPDRIVALDMLVGIVIGFIAVIALRTGYTLYIDIAIALGLVGFLATVAFARFVLARGCVGEGEEIEPGPAPGPAPPKPVATSAAGAAAPKTAKPRKTSKPAAPSGKEAK from the coding sequence ATGACCCCCGAACTGATCGTCGAATACGCATCGATCGTGGCCATCGCCATCCTCGTCGTCGCGCTGCTGCTCACCGTCTATCGCGCCGTCGTCGGCCCGACCTTGCCGGATCGCATCGTCGCGCTCGACATGCTGGTCGGCATCGTCATCGGTTTCATCGCCGTCATCGCTCTCAGAACCGGCTATACGCTGTACATCGACATCGCCATCGCGCTCGGCCTCGTCGGCTTCCTGGCAACCGTTGCCTTTGCCCGCTTCGTGCTCGCCCGCGGCTGTGTCGGGGAGGGGGAAGAGATCGAGCCCGGTCCAGCACCTGGCCCGGCGCCGCCCAAACCGGTGGCCACATCTGCAGCCGGGGCCGCTGCGCCGAAGACGGCCAAACCCCGCAAGACCAGCAAGCCGGCCGCACCGTCCGGCAAGGAGGCCAAATGA
- a CDS encoding DUF6456 domain-containing protein, whose product MTTRKSSRQTTGAGQAGLPPDPATSAAVTAAPFHASGRGTFRATGADGALANTSRAERKQVRQILRRALTGPIILPAEGAASNPADRHCPPGAMAELAPERLARLVADGLLARSPEGFVATTETAAWLRRDLCELPDEAHASQHRTMEVETLVTPEGRRTVRRNLQESPLFPLLRLKEKDGRAFLSPDAVAAGERLAADFDFAGLQPRITASWQPRLSARARGGAPPSVDLPDSRLAARTRIARAIEAMGPELSGVALDVCCFGKGLETVERERQWPARSAKLMLRAALLSLARHYVPTSVRSRPRHWGQEDFRPKMG is encoded by the coding sequence ATGACGACGAGGAAGAGCTCCAGACAAACGACCGGCGCCGGTCAGGCCGGATTGCCGCCAGACCCGGCGACGAGCGCTGCCGTGACAGCAGCACCGTTCCATGCGTCCGGCCGCGGCACATTCCGCGCGACTGGGGCCGATGGAGCACTGGCCAATACCTCCCGCGCCGAGCGCAAGCAGGTCCGACAGATCCTCCGCCGCGCACTCACCGGTCCGATCATCCTTCCAGCCGAGGGCGCAGCGAGCAATCCGGCAGATAGGCACTGCCCGCCCGGCGCCATGGCCGAGCTCGCCCCGGAACGCCTCGCCCGACTGGTCGCCGACGGTCTGCTCGCACGGTCCCCCGAAGGCTTCGTCGCCACCACAGAAACGGCCGCATGGCTCCGCCGGGATCTCTGCGAGCTGCCGGACGAGGCCCATGCCAGCCAGCACCGGACGATGGAGGTTGAAACACTGGTGACCCCCGAGGGTCGCCGGACCGTGCGCCGAAATCTGCAGGAATCCCCGCTTTTTCCGCTCCTGCGCCTGAAGGAGAAGGATGGTCGCGCCTTTCTGTCGCCAGACGCCGTCGCCGCCGGAGAACGCCTTGCCGCAGACTTCGACTTCGCCGGCCTTCAGCCCCGGATCACGGCAAGTTGGCAGCCTCGGCTGTCCGCCCGCGCCAGGGGGGGCGCCCCGCCCTCGGTGGACCTGCCAGACAGCAGGCTCGCCGCCCGAACCCGCATCGCCCGCGCCATCGAGGCGATGGGCCCGGAACTGTCGGGTGTCGCCCTCGATGTCTGTTGCTTCGGCAAGGGCCTGGAAACCGTCGAGCGCGAACGGCAATGGCCGGCCCGCTCTGCCAAGCTTATGTTGCGTGCCGCTCTTCTCTCACTTGCGCGCCATTACGTCCCGACGTCCGTGCGATCCCGTCCGCGCCACTGGGGCCAGGAGGATTTCCGGCCGAAGATGGGGTGA
- a CDS encoding putative monovalent cation/H+ antiporter subunit A: MTSDLTWVAMLLPFAAALLAPWLTGRLGANAAWLLALAPALAFAHFAGFLPEIAAGERVTGGFAWVPSLNLSFSWFLDGLSLTFALLITGIGVLIVLYAGGYMKGHPQQGRFIGFILLFMGAMLGLVVSDSFLMLFVFWELTSITSFLLIGFDHTREASRRAALQALVVTGGGGLILLAGMIFIWNITGVSQLSLLLSTGDTLRESPFYLAALLLVLGGAFTKSAQFPFHFWLPNAMEAPTPVSAYLHSATMVKAGVYLLMRLNPVMGETPAWEILLPFFGGLTLLVGSVLAVRQTDLKLMLAYTTVASLGLLVMLTGFGTEHAVEAAVLYLVAHSLFKGALFMVAGAIDHEAGTRDITRLGGLRKLMPITFAAAILAGVSMAGLPPLFGFLAKEEIYYALAGASPRAILFTAVAVIGNALMFVIAFAVGLKPFIGREGDTPKHAHEGPVLLWLGPLTLAVLSLAGALFSGLAHRFISSPMASAVDGEAQAVTIGLIPSIGAALALSVLTVVLGVVLYLGLDRLRATVDRLVTGLGVSPDRGFDHFISGLVRLSTGITRFVQNGRLETYITLTFVFVAIVLLVTPVVYGELPTGLSLPSEFDFHQMAILAIAVIGVIAVLSAQDRLTAIVCLGIQGFAVAVIFLLYGAPDLSFTQFMVETLSVVILALVMTRLRLSPSDHRPITARLLDGSLAIACGLGFGLMLAASTAGPFDASLSAFFAEHSKIIAHGANVVNVIIVDFRGVDTLGEIGVVMITGLSILALIRIRVGAPIIPTPAPSEVAPAPAPPPASSKTKGAKRR, encoded by the coding sequence ATGACGAGCGACCTGACCTGGGTCGCCATGCTGTTGCCCTTCGCCGCCGCTCTTCTGGCGCCATGGCTCACGGGCCGCCTGGGGGCGAATGCCGCCTGGTTGCTGGCTCTGGCACCGGCGCTCGCCTTTGCCCATTTCGCAGGCTTCCTGCCCGAGATTGCAGCCGGCGAACGGGTGACCGGCGGTTTCGCCTGGGTCCCCAGCCTCAATCTCTCCTTTTCCTGGTTTCTCGACGGCCTGTCGCTCACCTTCGCACTGCTGATCACCGGCATCGGCGTGCTGATCGTGCTGTATGCCGGCGGCTACATGAAGGGCCATCCGCAGCAGGGCCGCTTCATCGGCTTCATCCTGCTTTTCATGGGCGCCATGCTCGGGCTCGTCGTCTCCGACAGCTTCCTCATGCTCTTCGTCTTCTGGGAGCTCACCTCGATCACGTCCTTCCTGCTGATCGGCTTCGACCACACGCGGGAGGCCTCGCGTCGGGCCGCCCTGCAGGCGCTGGTCGTCACCGGTGGCGGTGGTCTCATCCTGCTTGCCGGCATGATCTTCATCTGGAACATCACCGGCGTCAGCCAGCTCTCGCTGCTGCTCTCGACCGGCGACACCTTGCGCGAAAGCCCCTTCTATCTCGCAGCCCTTCTCCTGGTGCTCGGCGGGGCCTTCACCAAGTCGGCCCAGTTCCCCTTCCACTTCTGGCTGCCCAACGCCATGGAAGCGCCGACCCCGGTCTCGGCCTATCTGCACTCGGCGACCATGGTGAAGGCCGGCGTCTATCTCCTGATGCGTCTCAACCCGGTCATGGGCGAAACGCCCGCCTGGGAAATCCTGTTGCCCTTCTTCGGCGGGCTCACCCTGCTGGTCGGCTCGGTTCTGGCCGTGCGCCAGACCGATCTGAAGCTGATGCTGGCCTATACGACGGTGGCCTCGCTCGGCCTGCTGGTCATGCTGACCGGCTTCGGTACCGAACACGCGGTCGAGGCCGCGGTGCTCTATCTGGTTGCCCATTCGCTGTTCAAGGGCGCGCTCTTCATGGTCGCCGGCGCAATCGACCATGAGGCCGGCACGCGCGACATCACCCGCCTCGGCGGCTTGCGCAAGCTGATGCCGATCACCTTTGCCGCCGCCATTCTCGCCGGCGTCTCCATGGCCGGCCTGCCGCCGCTCTTCGGCTTCCTCGCCAAGGAAGAGATCTATTACGCGCTCGCCGGCGCAAGCCCGCGCGCCATTCTCTTCACCGCAGTCGCCGTGATCGGCAATGCCCTGATGTTCGTCATCGCCTTTGCTGTCGGCCTGAAACCCTTCATCGGCCGGGAAGGTGACACGCCGAAACACGCCCATGAGGGGCCTGTCCTGCTCTGGCTCGGACCGCTGACGCTCGCCGTCCTGTCGCTCGCAGGCGCACTTTTCTCCGGCCTTGCGCACCGCTTCATCTCCTCGCCCATGGCAAGCGCCGTGGATGGCGAGGCGCAGGCCGTCACAATCGGCCTCATACCCTCCATCGGTGCGGCTCTGGCGCTCTCGGTGCTGACCGTCGTCCTCGGCGTCGTCCTTTATCTCGGCCTCGACCGCCTCCGCGCCACGGTCGATCGCCTCGTCACCGGCCTCGGCGTGAGCCCGGACCGCGGCTTCGACCATTTCATCAGCGGTCTCGTGCGGCTGTCCACCGGGATCACCCGTTTCGTCCAGAACGGCCGCCTTGAAACCTACATCACGCTCACCTTCGTCTTCGTCGCGATCGTGCTTCTGGTCACGCCCGTCGTCTATGGCGAGCTGCCGACGGGTCTCAGCCTGCCATCGGAATTCGACTTCCACCAAATGGCGATCCTTGCCATTGCCGTCATCGGTGTCATTGCCGTGCTTTCGGCCCAGGACCGCCTGACCGCGATCGTCTGCCTCGGCATCCAGGGCTTCGCCGTCGCCGTCATCTTCCTGCTCTATGGTGCGCCGGATCTCTCCTTCACCCAGTTCATGGTCGAGACGCTTTCGGTCGTCATCCTGGCGCTGGTCATGACGCGGCTCAGGCTCTCGCCCTCGGATCACCGCCCGATCACTGCCCGTCTGCTCGACGGCTCGCTTGCCATTGCCTGTGGCCTCGGCTTCGGCCTGATGCTCGCCGCCTCGACCGCCGGCCCCTTCGATGCCTCGCTCTCGGCCTTCTTCGCCGAGCATTCCAAGATCATCGCCCACGGCGCCAATGTGGTGAATGTCATCATCGTCGACTTCCGCGGTGTCGATACGCTGGGTGAGATCGGCGTCGTCATGATCACCGGCCTCTCCATCCTGGCGCTGATCCGCATTCGGGTCGGTGCGCCGATCATTCCGACACCGGCTCCCTCCGAGGTCGCGCCCGCGCCGGCGCCGCCCCCTGCATCGTCCAAGACAAAAGGTGCAAAACGCCGATGA
- a CDS encoding Na+/H+ antiporter subunit C — protein sequence MEVIFALVVGIFFAAAVYLMLSKKVIRILLGVVLLGNAVNMLLFTAGRLTPAIPPIIPGGVDVLPPGTANPLPQALILTAIVISFSFFCFLLVLTYRAYQDLGTDDTDEMRVAEPKDEPLPPSGY from the coding sequence ATGGAAGTCATCTTCGCTCTCGTCGTCGGCATTTTCTTCGCTGCCGCCGTTTATCTCATGCTGTCGAAGAAGGTCATCCGCATCCTCTTGGGCGTCGTGCTGCTCGGCAATGCCGTCAACATGCTGCTCTTCACCGCTGGCCGCCTGACGCCCGCCATCCCGCCGATCATTCCCGGCGGCGTGGACGTGCTTCCGCCAGGCACGGCCAATCCGCTGCCGCAGGCCCTCATCCTGACGGCGATTGTCATCTCCTTCTCCTTCTTCTGCTTCCTGCTGGTGCTGACCTACCGCGCCTACCAGGACCTCGGCACCGACGACACGGATGAGATGCGCGTCGCCGAGCCGAAGGACGAGCCGCTGCCGCCGAGCGGCTACTGA
- a CDS encoding helix-turn-helix domain-containing protein: MTLDPSSRPEPPPPAALSPAPSVNWDPEQTNAPVNGDGPRSLTPERRLLCMIVRQLTEELLRATGLESDQDPGRRATGHVRQVAMYVCHVAYSMPMGEVAEAFGRDRSTVGHACRMVEDRRDDRAYDTFVAIVERMASAVHLLAGWRI; the protein is encoded by the coding sequence ATGACCCTCGATCCTTCCTCTCGTCCCGAACCGCCCCCGCCTGCAGCCCTGTCTCCTGCCCCGTCTGTGAATTGGGACCCGGAGCAGACGAATGCCCCCGTGAATGGCGACGGCCCGCGTTCACTCACCCCGGAACGGCGCCTGCTCTGCATGATCGTGCGTCAGTTGACGGAGGAACTGCTGCGCGCGACCGGCCTCGAAAGTGACCAGGATCCCGGCCGCCGGGCGACGGGCCATGTGCGTCAGGTCGCCATGTATGTCTGCCACGTCGCCTATTCCATGCCGATGGGCGAGGTGGCGGAGGCCTTCGGCCGTGATCGCTCCACCGTCGGCCATGCCTGCCGCATGGTCGAGGACCGCCGCGACGACCGCGCCTACGATACCTTTGTTGCGATTGTCGAGCGCATGGCGAGCGCCGTGCATCTTCTGGCCGGCTGGCGCATCTGA
- a CDS encoding CopG family ribbon-helix-helix protein, whose protein sequence is MPEAKQSESVTLRVPSDILADVDRIAGGTERSRSYIILRALKAYLVQEGADILGAIEGRMQLDAGEHEDFDVVLAEMNRIIAGKVA, encoded by the coding sequence ATGCCCGAAGCGAAACAAAGCGAATCCGTCACTCTGCGGGTTCCGTCAGACATCCTTGCGGACGTCGATCGGATTGCCGGAGGCACGGAGCGATCACGGAGTTACATCATCCTGAGAGCTCTAAAGGCTTACCTCGTGCAGGAGGGCGCCGATATCTTGGGCGCCATCGAAGGTCGGATGCAACTGGACGCTGGCGAGCACGAGGACTTCGATGTCGTTCTGGCCGAAATGAATCGCATCATTGCCGGCAAGGTCGCATGA
- a CDS encoding type II toxin-antitoxin system RelE/ParE family toxin has translation MISIRLSRRASDYMRRESAYLLGRHPSAARTFVQSMNRARALLREFPDIGNQTHGLQIAGFRTLVVGDYLIDYRRLGDLIEIANIRHGRMHIPVPDADDDP, from the coding sequence ATGATATCCATCCGGCTCTCCCGCAGAGCCTCCGACTATATGCGCCGAGAGAGTGCCTATCTTCTTGGCCGCCATCCATCGGCGGCGCGCACGTTTGTCCAATCGATGAACAGGGCACGCGCGCTGCTGCGAGAATTTCCCGATATCGGCAATCAGACGCATGGACTGCAGATCGCGGGGTTTCGCACGCTCGTGGTCGGCGACTACCTGATCGACTATCGGCGCCTGGGTGACCTCATCGAGATCGCAAACATCCGGCACGGCCGCATGCATATCCCGGTCCCCGATGCGGATGACGATCCCTAG